One genomic window of Salvelinus alpinus chromosome 17, SLU_Salpinus.1, whole genome shotgun sequence includes the following:
- the plcg1 gene encoding 1-phosphatidylinositol 4,5-bisphosphate phosphodiesterase gamma-1 isoform X3, protein MAGTSGFFSNGPIPWIESDTEMNNLYRDLELGTVLTLFYSKKSQRPERRTFQVKLETRTIIWTRGTDKIEGEIDIREIKEIRAGQKSRDFERYVEDATARLDQAHCFVILHGTEFRLKALSLAATSDEEMTMWVKGLTWLVADTLKSPTPLQIERWLRKQFYAVDRNREDKISCKDLKSMLCQVNYRVPNMKFLREKLPDSELRNGDVSFSQFSQLYRSLMFDAQKAMEIPFLQRFIERPEQKILLEDFKTFLLEAQKELWATDNNKVQEFMFGYLKDPLREVEQPFYHQDEFLTYLFSKENTVWDSALDQVCPEDMNNPLSHYWISSSHNTYLTGDQFSSESSLEAYARCLRMGCRCIELDCWDGPDGMPVIYHGHTLTTKIKFCDVLATIKEHAFVTSDYPIILSIEDHCSIVQQRNMATYFKKVFGEMLLTKAVDISADGLPSPNQLKRKILIKHKKLAEGSAYEEVSTSTPYSENDISNSIKNGILFLEDPINHEWYPHFFVLTSSKIYYSEETSNNQGNEDEEEHREVSNGMDQHIAEKWFHGKLGAGRDGRQIAERLLSEYCLETGAPDGSFLVRESETFVGDYTLSFWRSGRVQHCRIHSRQEAGSPKFYLTDNLVFDTLFALIIHYQQVALRCNEFEMKLTEPVPQTNAHESKEWYHANLSRSHAENMLMRVPRDGAFLVRKRAELSSFAISFRAEGKIKHCRVQQEGQTVVLGTSEFDSLVDLISYYEKHPLYRKMKLRYPINEETLEKIGTAEPDYGSLYEGRNPGFYVEANQMPTFKCTVKAMYEYKAQRDDELSFSKNAIIQNVDKQEGGWWKGDCGGKKQLWFPANYVEEISPSAVEPDRSQLTENSPLGDLLRGSVDVSSCQIVVRPDGKGSRLHVFSLLPAASPRAGQVLDIAANTQEELKEWVIKIREVTMTSEAKLEEGKMMERRKKIALELSDLVIYCRPVPFDEDKIGTERACFRDMSSFPETKAEKYVNRIKGKRFLQYNRLQLSRIYPRGQRLDSSNYDPLPMWLCGSQLVALNFQTADKPMQMNQALFMLNGRSGYVLQPPIMRDDNFDPFDRHTLRGLESVTLQIEVLGARHLPKHGRGIVCPLIEIEVCGAEYDSAKQKTDSEADNGLNPTWPRKPFQFTVCNSAFAFLRFVVYEIDMFSDQNFLAQASFPINSLKTGYRSVPLKNSCNEDLELASLLVHMDITRSRAENGEVLSPFLPVGGVSAAVVTQTGRERLGETGSTSSASSMSPLPQSPAAQTQAQTQAYRGREGSFEARYQTPLDDFRVSQEALLDLDPQNRRMMRRTRVGGENRV, encoded by the exons ATGGCTGGGACCTCGGGCTTCTTTTCCAACGGACCCATTCCGTGGATTGAGAGTGACACCGAGATGAACAATCTTTACCGGGATCTGGAATTGGGGACCGTGTTGACTTTGTTTTACTCCAAAAAGTCCCAGCGACCTGAGAGAAGGACATTTCAGGTCAAACTTGAGACGAGGACAATTATCTGGACCCGAGGCACTGATAAAATAGAGGGAGAAA TTGATATCCGAGAGATAAAGGAGATCCGAGCGGGCCAGAAGTCTCGGGACTTTGAGCGCTATGTGGAGGACGCTACAGCACGACTAGACCAGGCTCACTGCTTCGTCATCCTACACGGCACTGAGTTCCGCCTCAAAGCACTCAGCCTAGCGG CGACGTCTGATGAGGAGATGACCATGTGGGTGAAGGGGCTGACCTGGCTGGTGGCAGACACACTCAAATCCCCCACCCCTCTACAGATAGAGAG GTGGTTACGGAAGCAGTTTTATGCGGTAGATCGCAACAGAGAAGACAA GATATCCTGTAAGGATCTGAAGAGCATGCTGTGCCAGGTTAACTACAGGGTCCCCAACATGAAGTTCCTCAGAGAGAAACTTCCG gACTCGGAGTTGAGGAATGGAGACGTGTCCTTTAGCCAGTTTTCCCAGCTCTATCGCAGCCTGATGTTTGACGCCCAGAAAGCT ATGGAGATTCCTTTTCTACAGAG GTTCATTGAGAGACCAGAGCAGAAGATCTTACTAGAAGACTTCAAGACTTTCCTTCTGGAGGCCCAGAAG GAGCTGTGGGCCACCGACAACAATAAGGTGCAGGAGTTTATGTTTGGGTACCTGAAGGACCCGCTGAGGGAGGTGGAACAGCCCTTCTACCACCAAGATGAG TTCCTGACGTACCTATTTTCCAAAGAGAACACCGTCTGGGACTCAGCCCTGGACCAGGTGTGTCCTGAAGACATGAACAACCCCCTGTCTCATTACTGGATATCCTCATCTCATAACAC ctacCTGACAGGTGACCAGTTTTCTAGTGAGTCGTCCCTGGAAGCGTACGCACGCTGTCTGAGGATGGGCTGCCGCTGCATCGAGT TGGACTGCTGGGATGGTCCAGATGGAATGCCTGTCATCTACCATGGACACACCCTCACCACCAAGATCAAGTTCTGTGATGTCCTGGCGACCATCAAAGAACACGCCTTTGTGACGTCTGA CTACCCCATCATCCTGTCCATAGAGGATCATTGCAGCATTGTCCAGCAGAGGAACATGGCTACCTACTTTAAGAAGGTCTTTGGAGAAATGCTGCTTACCAAGGCTGTGGACATCTCCGCCGACGGACTGCCCTCACCCAATCAGCTTAAGAGGAAGATCCTCATCAAG CATAAGAAGCTAGCAGAGGGCAGTGCCTATGAGGAGGTGTCCACCTCCACTCCCTACTCTGAGAATGACATCAGCAACTCCATCAAGAATGGCATTCTCTTCCTGGAGGACCCCATCAACCAT gaGTGGTACCCTCACTTCTTTGTCCTGACCAGCAGTAAGATCTACTACTCGGAGGAGACGTCTAACAACCAAGGCAACGAGGATGAGGAGGAGCACAGAGAG GTCTCTAACGGTATGGACCAACATATAGCAGAGAAGTGGTTCCATGGGAAGCTTGGTGCTGGTCGCGACGGGAGACAGATAGCTGAGCGGCTGCTGTCTGAGTACTGTCTTGAGACGGGCGCTCCCGACGGGTCCTTCCTGGTCCGGGAGAGTGAGACGTTCGTAGGAGACTACACCTTGTCCTTCTG GCGTTCAGGCCGGGTGCAGCACTGTCGCATCCACTCTCGCCAGGAGGCGGGCAGCCCCAAGTTCTACTTGACAGACAACCTGGTGTTTGACACGCTATTCGCCCTCATCATCCACTACCAGCAGGTAGCGCTGCGCTGTAACGAGTTTGAGATGAAGCTGACTGAGCCTGTGCCCCAGACCAACGCCCACGAAAGCAAAGA GTGGTACCATGCCAACCTGTCTCGGAGCCACGCTGAGAACATGCTGATGAGGGTTCCACGTGACGGGGCGTTCCTTGTCAGGAAAAGGGCAGAGCTAAGCTCCTTTGCCATTTCCTTCAG GGCAGAGGGGAAGATCAAGCACTGCAGGGTGCAGCAGGAGGGCCAGACGGTGGTGTTGGGGACGTCGGAGTTCGACAGCCTGGTGGATCTCATCAGTTACTACGAGAAACACCCGTTGTACCGCAAGATGAAGCTCCGCTACCCTATCAATGAGGAGACGCTGGAGAAGATAGGCACCGCT GAGCCAGATTACGGGTCTCTGTATGAGGGGCGGAACCCTGGGTTCTACGTAGAAGCCAATCAGATGCCCACCTTCAAG TGCACAGTGAAGGCCATGTATGAGTACAAGGCCCAGAGGGATGATGAATTGTCCTTCAGTAAGAACGCCATCATCCAAAACGTGGACAAACAGGAAGGAGGCTG GTGGAAGGGGGACTGTGGTGGGAAGAAGCAGCTGTGGTTTCCTGCTAACTATGTAGAGGAGATCAGTCCTTCAGCTGTGGAGCCAGACAGATCA CAGCTGACAGAGAACAGTCCTCTGGGAGACCTGCTGAGAGGAAGTGTAGATGTGTCTTCCTGTCAGATTG tgGTGCGGCCTGATGGTAAGGGAAGCAGGCTGCATGTGTTCTCCCTCCTCCCCGCTGCCTCTCCTAGGGCAGGGCAGGTCTTGGACATTGCTGCCAATACCCAGGAGGAGCTCAAGGAGTGGGTCATCAAGATCAGAGAGGTCACCATGACATCAGAGGCCAAG CTGGAGGAGGGGAAGATGATGGAGAGAAGGAAGAAGATCGCTCTGGAGCTGTCTGACCTGGTCATCTACTGTAGACCTGTACCCTTCGACGAGGACA AGATTGGGACAGAGCGGGCGTGTTTCCGGGACATGTCGTCGTTCCCGGAGACCAAGGCAGAGAAGTATGTGAACCGGATCAAGGGGAAGAGGTTCCTGCAGTACAACCGGCTGCAGCTGTCCCGTATCTACCCCCGTGGACAGAGGCTGGACTCCTCCAACTACGACCCTCTGCCCATGTGGCTCTGTGGATCCCAGCTGGTCGCGCTGAACTTCCAGACTGCag ACAAGCCCATGCAGATGAACCAGGCTCTGTTCATGTTGAACGGGAGGAGTGGCTATGTCCTCCAGCCACCAATCATGAGAGACGACAACTTTGACCCCTTTGACCGACACACACTGAGGGGCCTGGAGTCAGTCACCCTGCAGATAGAG GTGTTGGGTGCTCGTCATCTGCCTAAACACGGTCGTGGCATCGTGTGCCCCCTGATCGAGATCGAGGTGTGTGGCGCAGAATATGACAGTGCCAAGCAGAAGACTGACTCAGAGG CGGATAATGGTCTGAACCCCACGTGGCCTCGGAAGCCTTTCCAGTTCACCGTGTGTAACTCTGCCTTTGCCTTCCTGCGCTTTGTGGTGTACGAGATTGACATGTTCAGCGACCAGAACTTCCTGGCTCAGGCCAGCTTCCCCATCAACAGCCTCAAGACAG GTTACCGGTCGGTCCCTCTGAAGAACAGCTGTAATGAGGATCTGGAGCTGGCCTCTCTGCTGGTGCACATGGACATCACCCGGAGCAGG GCTGAAAATGGGGAGGTGCTGAGCCCGTTTCTGCCGGTAGGAGGTGTCTCTGCAGCGGTGGTTACCCAGACAGGGCGTGAGCGTCTGGGGGAGACAGGCTCCACGTCCTCAGCCTCCTCCATGTCCCCTCTGCCCCAGTCCCCAGCAGCCCAGACCCAGGCTCAGACACAGGCCTACAGAGGCAGAGAGGGCTCCTTCGAGGCCCGCTACCAGACACCTCTGGATGACTTCAGAGTATCACAGGAGGCTCTGCTGGACCTGGACCCTCAGAACAGGAG GATGATGCGCAGGACCAGAGTGGGCGGAGAGAACCGTGTTTAG
- the plcg1 gene encoding 1-phosphatidylinositol 4,5-bisphosphate phosphodiesterase gamma-1 isoform X1, which produces MAGTSGFFSNGPIPWIESDTEMNNLYRDLELGTVLTLFYSKKSQRPERRTFQVKLETRTIIWTRGTDKIEGEIDIREIKEIRAGQKSRDFERYVEDATARLDQAHCFVILHGTEFRLKALSLAATSDEEMTMWVKGLTWLVADTLKSPTPLQIERWLRKQFYAVDRNREDKISCKDLKSMLCQVNYRVPNMKFLREKLPDSELRNGDVSFSQFSQLYRSLMFDAQKAMEIPFLQRFIERPEQKILLEDFKTFLLEAQKELWATDNNKVQEFMFGYLKDPLREVEQPFYHQDEFLTYLFSKENTVWDSALDQVCPEDMNNPLSHYWISSSHNTYLTGDQFSSESSLEAYARCLRMGCRCIELDCWDGPDGMPVIYHGHTLTTKIKFCDVLATIKEHAFVTSDYPIILSIEDHCSIVQQRNMATYFKKVFGEMLLTKAVDISADGLPSPNQLKRKILIKHKKLAEGSAYEEVSTSTPYSENDISNSIKNGILFLEDPINHEWYPHFFVLTSSKIYYSEETSNNQGNEDEEEHREVSNGMDQHIAEKWFHGKLGAGRDGRQIAERLLSEYCLETGAPDGSFLVRESETFVGDYTLSFWRSGRVQHCRIHSRQEAGSPKFYLTDNLVFDTLFALIIHYQQVALRCNEFEMKLTEPVPQTNAHESKEWYHANLSRSHAENMLMRVPRDGAFLVRKRAELSSFAISFRAEGKIKHCRVQQEGQTVVLGTSEFDSLVDLISYYEKHPLYRKMKLRYPINEETLEKIGTAEPDYGSLYEGRNPGFYVEANQMPTFKCTVKAMYEYKAQRDDELSFSKNAIIQNVDKQEGGWWKGDCGGKKQLWFPANYVEEISPSAVEPDRSQLTENSPLGDLLRGSVDVSSCQIVVRPDGKGSRLHVFSLLPAASPRAGQVLDIAANTQEELKEWVIKIREVTMTSEAKCQTESCVCQLEEGKMMERRKKIALELSDLVIYCRPVPFDEDKIGTERACFRDMSSFPETKAEKYVNRIKGKRFLQYNRLQLSRIYPRGQRLDSSNYDPLPMWLCGSQLVALNFQTADKPMQMNQALFMLNGRSGYVLQPPIMRDDNFDPFDRHTLRGLESVTLQIEVLGARHLPKHGRGIVCPLIEIEVCGAEYDSAKQKTDSEADNGLNPTWPRKPFQFTVCNSAFAFLRFVVYEIDMFSDQNFLAQASFPINSLKTGYRSVPLKNSCNEDLELASLLVHMDITRSRAENGEVLSPFLPVGGVSAAVVTQTGRERLGETGSTSSASSMSPLPQSPAAQTQAQTQAYRGREGSFEARYQTPLDDFRVSQEALLDLDPQNRRMMRRTRVGGENRV; this is translated from the exons ATGGCTGGGACCTCGGGCTTCTTTTCCAACGGACCCATTCCGTGGATTGAGAGTGACACCGAGATGAACAATCTTTACCGGGATCTGGAATTGGGGACCGTGTTGACTTTGTTTTACTCCAAAAAGTCCCAGCGACCTGAGAGAAGGACATTTCAGGTCAAACTTGAGACGAGGACAATTATCTGGACCCGAGGCACTGATAAAATAGAGGGAGAAA TTGATATCCGAGAGATAAAGGAGATCCGAGCGGGCCAGAAGTCTCGGGACTTTGAGCGCTATGTGGAGGACGCTACAGCACGACTAGACCAGGCTCACTGCTTCGTCATCCTACACGGCACTGAGTTCCGCCTCAAAGCACTCAGCCTAGCGG CGACGTCTGATGAGGAGATGACCATGTGGGTGAAGGGGCTGACCTGGCTGGTGGCAGACACACTCAAATCCCCCACCCCTCTACAGATAGAGAG GTGGTTACGGAAGCAGTTTTATGCGGTAGATCGCAACAGAGAAGACAA GATATCCTGTAAGGATCTGAAGAGCATGCTGTGCCAGGTTAACTACAGGGTCCCCAACATGAAGTTCCTCAGAGAGAAACTTCCG gACTCGGAGTTGAGGAATGGAGACGTGTCCTTTAGCCAGTTTTCCCAGCTCTATCGCAGCCTGATGTTTGACGCCCAGAAAGCT ATGGAGATTCCTTTTCTACAGAG GTTCATTGAGAGACCAGAGCAGAAGATCTTACTAGAAGACTTCAAGACTTTCCTTCTGGAGGCCCAGAAG GAGCTGTGGGCCACCGACAACAATAAGGTGCAGGAGTTTATGTTTGGGTACCTGAAGGACCCGCTGAGGGAGGTGGAACAGCCCTTCTACCACCAAGATGAG TTCCTGACGTACCTATTTTCCAAAGAGAACACCGTCTGGGACTCAGCCCTGGACCAGGTGTGTCCTGAAGACATGAACAACCCCCTGTCTCATTACTGGATATCCTCATCTCATAACAC ctacCTGACAGGTGACCAGTTTTCTAGTGAGTCGTCCCTGGAAGCGTACGCACGCTGTCTGAGGATGGGCTGCCGCTGCATCGAGT TGGACTGCTGGGATGGTCCAGATGGAATGCCTGTCATCTACCATGGACACACCCTCACCACCAAGATCAAGTTCTGTGATGTCCTGGCGACCATCAAAGAACACGCCTTTGTGACGTCTGA CTACCCCATCATCCTGTCCATAGAGGATCATTGCAGCATTGTCCAGCAGAGGAACATGGCTACCTACTTTAAGAAGGTCTTTGGAGAAATGCTGCTTACCAAGGCTGTGGACATCTCCGCCGACGGACTGCCCTCACCCAATCAGCTTAAGAGGAAGATCCTCATCAAG CATAAGAAGCTAGCAGAGGGCAGTGCCTATGAGGAGGTGTCCACCTCCACTCCCTACTCTGAGAATGACATCAGCAACTCCATCAAGAATGGCATTCTCTTCCTGGAGGACCCCATCAACCAT gaGTGGTACCCTCACTTCTTTGTCCTGACCAGCAGTAAGATCTACTACTCGGAGGAGACGTCTAACAACCAAGGCAACGAGGATGAGGAGGAGCACAGAGAG GTCTCTAACGGTATGGACCAACATATAGCAGAGAAGTGGTTCCATGGGAAGCTTGGTGCTGGTCGCGACGGGAGACAGATAGCTGAGCGGCTGCTGTCTGAGTACTGTCTTGAGACGGGCGCTCCCGACGGGTCCTTCCTGGTCCGGGAGAGTGAGACGTTCGTAGGAGACTACACCTTGTCCTTCTG GCGTTCAGGCCGGGTGCAGCACTGTCGCATCCACTCTCGCCAGGAGGCGGGCAGCCCCAAGTTCTACTTGACAGACAACCTGGTGTTTGACACGCTATTCGCCCTCATCATCCACTACCAGCAGGTAGCGCTGCGCTGTAACGAGTTTGAGATGAAGCTGACTGAGCCTGTGCCCCAGACCAACGCCCACGAAAGCAAAGA GTGGTACCATGCCAACCTGTCTCGGAGCCACGCTGAGAACATGCTGATGAGGGTTCCACGTGACGGGGCGTTCCTTGTCAGGAAAAGGGCAGAGCTAAGCTCCTTTGCCATTTCCTTCAG GGCAGAGGGGAAGATCAAGCACTGCAGGGTGCAGCAGGAGGGCCAGACGGTGGTGTTGGGGACGTCGGAGTTCGACAGCCTGGTGGATCTCATCAGTTACTACGAGAAACACCCGTTGTACCGCAAGATGAAGCTCCGCTACCCTATCAATGAGGAGACGCTGGAGAAGATAGGCACCGCT GAGCCAGATTACGGGTCTCTGTATGAGGGGCGGAACCCTGGGTTCTACGTAGAAGCCAATCAGATGCCCACCTTCAAG TGCACAGTGAAGGCCATGTATGAGTACAAGGCCCAGAGGGATGATGAATTGTCCTTCAGTAAGAACGCCATCATCCAAAACGTGGACAAACAGGAAGGAGGCTG GTGGAAGGGGGACTGTGGTGGGAAGAAGCAGCTGTGGTTTCCTGCTAACTATGTAGAGGAGATCAGTCCTTCAGCTGTGGAGCCAGACAGATCA CAGCTGACAGAGAACAGTCCTCTGGGAGACCTGCTGAGAGGAAGTGTAGATGTGTCTTCCTGTCAGATTG tgGTGCGGCCTGATGGTAAGGGAAGCAGGCTGCATGTGTTCTCCCTCCTCCCCGCTGCCTCTCCTAGGGCAGGGCAGGTCTTGGACATTGCTGCCAATACCCAGGAGGAGCTCAAGGAGTGGGTCATCAAGATCAGAGAGGTCACCATGACATCAGAGGCCAAG TGTCAAACTGAGTCGTGTGTGTGTCAGCTGGAGGAGGGGAAGATGATGGAGAGAAGGAAGAAGATCGCTCTGGAGCTGTCTGACCTGGTCATCTACTGTAGACCTGTACCCTTCGACGAGGACA AGATTGGGACAGAGCGGGCGTGTTTCCGGGACATGTCGTCGTTCCCGGAGACCAAGGCAGAGAAGTATGTGAACCGGATCAAGGGGAAGAGGTTCCTGCAGTACAACCGGCTGCAGCTGTCCCGTATCTACCCCCGTGGACAGAGGCTGGACTCCTCCAACTACGACCCTCTGCCCATGTGGCTCTGTGGATCCCAGCTGGTCGCGCTGAACTTCCAGACTGCag ACAAGCCCATGCAGATGAACCAGGCTCTGTTCATGTTGAACGGGAGGAGTGGCTATGTCCTCCAGCCACCAATCATGAGAGACGACAACTTTGACCCCTTTGACCGACACACACTGAGGGGCCTGGAGTCAGTCACCCTGCAGATAGAG GTGTTGGGTGCTCGTCATCTGCCTAAACACGGTCGTGGCATCGTGTGCCCCCTGATCGAGATCGAGGTGTGTGGCGCAGAATATGACAGTGCCAAGCAGAAGACTGACTCAGAGG CGGATAATGGTCTGAACCCCACGTGGCCTCGGAAGCCTTTCCAGTTCACCGTGTGTAACTCTGCCTTTGCCTTCCTGCGCTTTGTGGTGTACGAGATTGACATGTTCAGCGACCAGAACTTCCTGGCTCAGGCCAGCTTCCCCATCAACAGCCTCAAGACAG GTTACCGGTCGGTCCCTCTGAAGAACAGCTGTAATGAGGATCTGGAGCTGGCCTCTCTGCTGGTGCACATGGACATCACCCGGAGCAGG GCTGAAAATGGGGAGGTGCTGAGCCCGTTTCTGCCGGTAGGAGGTGTCTCTGCAGCGGTGGTTACCCAGACAGGGCGTGAGCGTCTGGGGGAGACAGGCTCCACGTCCTCAGCCTCCTCCATGTCCCCTCTGCCCCAGTCCCCAGCAGCCCAGACCCAGGCTCAGACACAGGCCTACAGAGGCAGAGAGGGCTCCTTCGAGGCCCGCTACCAGACACCTCTGGATGACTTCAGAGTATCACAGGAGGCTCTGCTGGACCTGGACCCTCAGAACAGGAG GATGATGCGCAGGACCAGAGTGGGCGGAGAGAACCGTGTTTAG